The window TTTCCATCACCATGATCAAGTCGCTGACCCGGACCGACAGTGCGCTGAGGATCATCTTCTGGATGATCGTCGTGCAATCCGCCGCCGGATTTTTCCCGGCGCTGTATTTCTGGCAGTGGCCGTCTGCCTATGTCTGGGGCTGGCTGGTGGTGATCGCGTTCTGCGGCACGTTTTCGCATTTCTGCATGGCGCGCGCGATGCTGTATGCGGACGCCACCGTGGTGGTGCCGATGGATTTTCTGCGCGTGCCGCTCAGCGCCACCATCGGCTGGCTGCTCTATGCCGAACGGCTTGACATCTTCACTGTGCTCGGCGCGATGCTGATCCTTTCCGGCAATATGCTCAATCTGCGCAGCCCGGATCCTGTCCCCGTTCGCGCAGCCACCTGATAATCGTCGGCACGGCGAGCAGACACCGTAATCTACGGCAGCTTAGCGCAGTCGGCGCCGCCGCCGATCGTCTTGACGAATTTGTCGCTCCCCGAGCCGATCTCGCACATCTCGACTTCCTTGCCGGCCGGCACCGGCTTGGCGCAGGTGATTTGCGGATTGTTGTCGTACTTCGTGGTCGAGAACTTGCAGGTCACGATGCAGGACGCGTCAGCGCTCAGTGAATTCGTCATCATCACGCTGGCCAGGGTCTCGCCAGGCAGGATGACGCAATTGAAGGGCACAGATTCCGCGAAACCACCGGTCGCAGCCATCGCGAGCACAAGCGCAACGCCAAGCGCGGACAACCGCCGGCGCGACGTCGTCACCAGCTACTTGCCCGCGGCTTTGCGCAGCGCATCGTTGATGCGGTCCTGCCAGCCCGGGCCGCCCTCCTGGAAATGCTCGAGCACGTCCTGGTCGATCCGCAGCGACACCAGCTCGCGGATGCCCGGCACCGCCGGTTTGTTCACCGGCGCCTCGACCACCTTGGTCGTGGTCTGCTTGAACGCGGCCTCAGCCTCGCTGCGGGCATCCTGGAGCGTACGTGGTCGCCGCGGCGGCTGTGCCATTGTGATCAGATTCCTTCGAACAGTGCGGTCGAGAGATAGCGCTCCGAGAACGACGGTACAATCGCCAGAATGGTCTTGCCGGCGTTCTCCGGCCGCTTGCCGATCTGCAGCGCCGCGGCGATCGCCGCCCCCGACGAGATGCCGCCGGGAATACCTTCGTTGCGCGCCAGCGCCCGGGCGGTCTCGATCGCGGTGGCGCTGTTGATCTTGATGATCTCGTCGATCACCGAACGGTCCAATATGTCCGGCACGAAGCCGGCGCCGATGCCCTGGATCTTGTGCGGCGAGTGTTGGCCGCCCGACAGTACCGGACTTTCCTCCGGCTCGACGGCAACGACGCGCAGTGACGGTTTGCGCGGTTTCAGCACCTGACCGACGCCGGTGATGGTACCCCCGGTACCGACGCCGGCGACGAAGAAATCGATGTGGCCATTGGTATCGTTCCAGATTTCCTCGGCGGTGGTGCGGCGATGGATTTCGGGATTGGCGAGATTCTTGAACTGCTGCGGCATCACCGCGTTCGGCGTGGTCCGGACCAGTTCTTCCGCGGTGGCGATCGAGCCCTTCATGCCCTGCGCCGCCGGCGTCAGCACGATCTCGGCGCCGAGGAACGCCAGCATCTTGCGGCGTTCGATCGACATTGATTCCGGCATCACCAGCTTCAGCCGGTAACCGCGCGACGCCGCGACATAGGCCAACGCAATGCCAGTATTTCCTGACGTCGGCTCGATCAAAACGGTGTCGGCGTTGATGACGCCGGCCTTCTCCATCGCGATGATCATCGCGGCGCCGATGCGGTCCTTCACGCTGGCCGCCGGATTGAAGTATTCCAGTTTCGCTAAAATTGTCGCGGTGGCGCCATACTGCTGCGGCAGCCGCACGAGCTTGACGATCGGAGTGTCACCGGTGGCCTCCACGATGCTGCCAAAGATGCGGCCCCGGCCGGGACGATGCGTGGCATTGCGGTCTGGCGATGTATCCATGGAGAATCCCCTGCTACCGATTTTGTGCAAGCGCGAAGGCAAGTGCGAAGGAAGGCAAATACGAAGGTATGACTCATCTGTGGCAGCGCGTGGGCGGGCGCAAGTGCGGAATTGAACACGCTGCATTGCAAACATAGTTGGAATCAAAAATCCTAAAACCAACGCATTTGTGTTGCGACACCGTCAAAGAAATCAGCGTATGCTTCAGTGAGGTTAGATGGCAAGGAGGTCACGATGTCAGCGATTGCTGCAGTACGCTCGACCAAGGTGTCCCGCCCGTCTCCGCGTGGAAGCGACCTTCCGACGTGCCCTGTTTGCGCCGACTCCATGATCGCCGCAGAGGCCTCTGCGTTCCTCACCGACGACGTGGTGAGCTATCTCTGGACCTGTGACACCTGTGGCTATGGTTTCGTGACCCGGCATTCGTTTCCAAAGATCGCCTGCGCCTAACGAGGCCTGACCATCAGCGCGGCGCGATGTCGCCCTGCGCCCAGCCGGCACGCGTCCGCTCACGAAAATCCTGGAACGTACCGCCTTGGATCGCCGCACGGATGCCCTGCATCAGGCTCTGGTAGTAGGCAATATTGATTTCCGACAGCAGCATGGCGCCGAGCGTCTCGCCGGATCTCACCAGATGGTGAAGATAGGCGCGTGAATAATCCCGCGCCGCCGGCCATGTGCTCTCCTCGTCCAGCGGACGGGGGTCGTCGATGTGGCGGGCATTGCGCATGTTGATCTGGCCGTAGCGGGTGAACGCCATGCCATGGCGGCCGTTGCGGGTCGGCATCACGCAGTCGAACATGTCGACGCCGCGCGCCACAGCTTCCAGCATGTCCTCCGGCGTGCCCACGCCCATCAGGTAGCGCGGACGGTCCTGCGGCAGGATCGGGACGACCTCCTCGATCATTGCCAGCATCACCTCCTGCGGCTCGCCAACCGCAAGGCCGCCGATCGCGTAGCCGTGAAAGCCGATCTCCACGAGGCCCTGGGCGCTGGCGCGGCGCAGCTCCGGCACATCGCCGCCCTGGGCAATGCCGAACAGCATGTAGCCTTCCGGCGCGGTCTCGAAGGCGCGCTTGCAGCGTTCGGCCCAGCGCAGCGACAGCTGCATGGCGCGGTCGATGTCGGCGCGCTCCGCCGGCAGCCGCACGCATTCATCGAGCTGCATGGCGATGTCGGAGTTCAGCAGCCGCTGGATCTCGATGGCGCGCTCCGGCGACAGTTCAAAACTGGCGCCGTCGATATGCGAGCGGAAGGTTACCGCCTTCTCGGTGACCTTGCGCAGCTGTGCCAGCGACATCACCTGGAAGCCGCCGGAATCCGTCAGCATCGGCCCGTTCCAGGTGGTGAATTTCTGCAGGCCACCCAGCGTCGCGATCCGCTCCGCTCCGGGCCGCAGCATCAGGTGATAGGTATTGCCAAGCACGATGTCGGCGCCGGCGTCGCGCACCTCGCGCCAGTGCAGGCCCTTCATGGCGCCGAGGGTGCCGACCGGCATGAAGGCCGGCGTTCGCACCACGCCATGCGGCGTCGTCAACTGGCCGGTGCGGGCGACGCCGTCGGTGCCCAGGAGTTCAAAATGATTGGCAACGGTCATGAGGTGGATGTGTCCCGAAACAGCAGGCTGGCGTCGCCATAGGAATAGAACCGATAGCCTGACGCGATGGCGTGTGCATAGGCCTTCGTCATGGTGTCGAGGCCGCTGAAGGCCGATACCAGCATGAACAGTGTCGAGCGCGGCAGATGGAAATTGGTCAGCAGCAGATCGACCGCGCGAAATCGGTAGCCCGGCGTGATGAAGATCGCGGTGTCGTCGGCAAAGGGATGGATGAGGCCGTCCTCGCTGGCTGCGCTCTCCAGCAGCCGCAGCGACGTCGTGCCGACCGCGACAATCCGGCCGCCGCTGGCGCGCGCCGCATTCAGTGCGTCGGCTGTTTCGCGCGAGATCGTGCCCCACTCCGCATGCATCTTGTGCTCGTCGGTGTCGTCGACCTTGACCGGCAGGAACGTCCCTGCCCCGACATGCAGCGTCAGCCGGTGCAGGCCAACGCCGCGTTCGCGCAGCGCCGCCTCGAGCGCCGGCGTGAAATGCAGCCCGGCGGTAGGAGCGGCAACTGCGCCGTCATGGATGGCAAACATGGTTTGATAGTCGGCGGCGTCGCGCTCGTCCGGCGCACGTTTGGAAGCGATGTAGGGCGGCAGTGGCGGCGCGCCCAATTCGGCGATGGCCTGATCCAGCGCCGGGCCGTGAAACGAGAACGACAGCGTGATCTCGCCGGCGTCGCCCTTGTGCTCGACCTGGGCGTCGAGATGGCCGAGCAGGCAGACCCGGCCTTCGCTGCCGAAGCGGACGGTATCCCCAGGAATGAGCCGCTTCGCCGGCTTCACCAATGCCTGCCAGCGCGAGCCGTCGAGCCGCTTGATCAGCGTCGCCTCGATCTTGGTCTCGACGTCGCGGCCGATCCGGCGACCGGTGAGCTGCGCGGCAATCACCTTGGTATCATTGACCACCAGCTGATCACCGGGCCGCAACCATTGCGGCAGGTCGGCAACGACATTGTCCTCCAGCGCAGCACCCGGCTGCACCACCAGCATGCGCGCGGAATCCCGCGGGCTCGCGGGACGCAACGCGATATTGGCGGCGGGTAATTCGAAATCGAAAAGGTCGGTGCGCATGCGTTGTCGATCTGTCGCGTTGCGTCATGGCCGGGCTTGTCCCGGCCATCCACGTCTTGAGCGCCTATAAAAGTGGATGCCCGGCGCATCCAGCGAAGCCGCGCTTCGCTCTTTGGCCGGGCATGACGAACTCTGGCGAGAGTGTATCGCTTACGCGGCCGCGTCGGCGGCCATGTGCGCCTTGATGATCTTGTCGGGATCCTTGACCGGCTCGCCGCGCTTGATCTTGTCGACGTTCTCCATGCCCTCGGTGACCTTGCCCCACACCGTGTACTGCTTGTTGAGGAACGAGGCGTCGTCGAAGCAGATGAAGAACTGGCTGTCGCCGGAATCCGGGCTCGCCGCACGGGCCATCGACAGGGTGCCACGGACATGCGGCTCGTTGTTGAATTCGGCCTTCAGCTTCTTGCCAGAACCACCGGTGCCGGTGCCCTGCGGACAGCCGGTCTGCGCCATGAAGCCATCGATGACGCGATGGAACACGATACCGTCGTAGAAGCCTTCGCGAACCAGCTCCTTGATGCGGGCAACGTGGCCCGGCGCCAGATCCGGACGCATCTCGATGGTAACGGGACCCTGGGTGGTTTCGAGGATCAGAGTATTTTCGTTGTCAGCCATGCTCTCTTCTCTACTGGTTTGGGTAAGTTTCGGCGGTCGTCAAACCGCAGCGTGAAGGGGCGTCCGGCAATCGCGTCGCCCAGGCCCCCGGTAAATGGCATCGGCGTGCAATGTTGCAACGTCTCCATCACAGCCGTTCGATAGGCAATACTGTCGGCCTCGGAGGCCTCGGGCGTTTCAAAGGTGATCCGCGGCCTACCGAGAATCTCCCCATTGCGCTTGAGGCTGAAGAGCACCGTGATCTGCATCCCCGGGTGGCCCCGCGGCAGCGCGGGCGGTCGCCAGCAGCTTTTCAGTTTCGCGAACATTTCGGCCAGCGTACTGACTGTGTCACCCGCAGCGTATGCGCGGTCGACCTGAATGAAACAGAAAGCCATCAGCGACGCCGCGACCAGAAACGAAACCCGGCGCGACGCCATCGCCGTTGTTTACTTGATGTCGGAAGCGACCTGGACCTTCACCATCTTGTCCGGGTCGGTGACGGCGCCGCTTGCCGAGCCAGGGGGTGCCTTCTTCAGCTTGTCCACCACGTCCATGCCGGAGACGACCTCGCCGACCACGGTGTACTTGCCGTTCAGGCCGGGGTTCTCGGCGAGCATGATGAAGAACTGCGAATTCGCGGAATCCTCGGAAGCGGCCCGGGCCATGCCGACGATGCCGCGCTTGTAGGGCGTGGGGGAGAACTCAGCCTTCAGGTTCGGATACTTTGAGCCACCGGTGCCGTTGAAATTCTGGCCGTCGCCGGTCTGCGCCATAAAGCCGTCCATGACGCGGTGGAACGGCACGTTGTTGTAGTAGCCTTCACGCGCCAGTTGCTTGATGCGCTCGGCGTGCTTCGGCGCCAGATCGTTGCGCAGCTTGAAGACGATGCGGCCCTTGGTGGTATCGACCACAATGGCGTTGGCCTTGTCGAGGCCGGCGGGCAGCGCGGCCGGTACGGCCGGTGCCTGCGCGAGGGCGGGAGCCACACAGAGCAGCGCGGCGGCAAGAGCGAATATGCGGATCATGGAAACTCCGGATCAGAGAAAGCCGGTCAGCCGGCGAATTTGGATTTGAGGCTCTTGGCCACCGCCGCCGGCACGAAGGCCGAGACGTCGCCGCCCATCGCCGCGATTTGCCGCACCAGTGTGGCGGTGATCGGGCGAACATTTACCGAGGCCGGAAGAAACACCGTCTGCACATCCGGCGCCATGGTCTCGTTCATGCCGGAGATCTGCATCTCATAATCGAGGTCGGTGCCGTCGCGCAGGCCACGGATCATGATGGTAGCGCCAGCCTTCTGCGCTGCGGTGACGGTGAGGTTGTCGTAAGTCGTGCAGTCAAACGCGCAGCCGGCGGCGGAGGCCAAAGGCGCGAACACCTTCTCGACCATCTCGAGCCGCTCTTCGGTGGAGAACAGCGGCTTCTTGCCGGGGTGTACGCCGATCGCAACGATCAGCCTGTCGCACAGGCCAACGGCCTGGCGGACCACGTCGAGATGGCCGTTCGTGACGGGGTCGAATGATCCGGGATAGAGCGCGATACGGGGCATTCCCTCGTCTACCGCGCCCCACGCGGAGCCGCAAGCCGACTTGGTTCCCCGGAGGAATCGCCTGGCTGGCAGTTGTTTATTTCGGTGTGAATCGAACCCGACCGGGAGTCAGCGCGTCTATTGGGGGAGCGGACGACGATGCTGAAAACATTGCACTTTCCGAGCCGGTGTTTCGTCCCTTGGAATGGAATGAAACAAAACCCGGGTGCGACGAAACCTCATTCCTGGATGACGACAACCTCCTGAAACCGGCTCTGACTATTCAGGGCAGCACAGGAAGCGACAAACAAACCGGGCCAAAACGGCCCAGATGACAGGGGACCGTCATGATCAAGGCTCTTTCCGCCATTGCCATTGCAGCGTTCATTGCTGCCGCCCTCACCGTTCTCCCGGGCTTTGCCCCGCAGGTTGAGGCCTCCGTGCCGGTGGCGCTGGCCAAGGCCGACCGCCTCGACATCCGCCCCGTTGGCCGCGATTGCTCGCAGCAGGCCTGGCCCAACTTCGAAGCCTCCTGCCTGCGCAACGCCGTCACCAAGACCGTGACCATCCGCGAAGCCCGCCTCGTCACCGCCGAGCGCCGCTAAGCCGGACAAGAATACCCCGCCCTCGGCGAAACCGAGGGCGTTCCGATGTCGCTTCGGCATCCGGATGTGACTTTGCCGCTGTTGCCATCAGCCGCGTAAACCACCGCTCAATTCCATCGCCTGATTCCATCGCCTGAATTCCGTAGCAATTCGCGACGTTG is drawn from Nitrobacteraceae bacterium AZCC 2146 and contains these coding sequences:
- a CDS encoding cysteine synthase A (product_source=KO:K01738; cath_funfam=3.40.50.1100; cog=COG0031; ko=KO:K01738; pfam=PF00291; superfamily=53686; tigrfam=TIGR01139), whose translation is MDTSPDRNATHRPGRGRIFGSIVEATGDTPIVKLVRLPQQYGATATILAKLEYFNPAASVKDRIGAAMIIAMEKAGVINADTVLIEPTSGNTGIALAYVAASRGYRLKLVMPESMSIERRKMLAFLGAEIVLTPAAQGMKGSIATAEELVRTTPNAVMPQQFKNLANPEIHRRTTAEEIWNDTNGHIDFFVAGVGTGGTITGVGQVLKPRKPSLRVVAVEPEESPVLSGGQHSPHKIQGIGAGFVPDILDRSVIDEIIKINSATAIETARALARNEGIPGGISSGAAIAAALQIGKRPENAGKTILAIVPSFSERYLSTALFEGI
- a CDS encoding peptidylprolyl isomerase (product_source=KO:K01802; cath_funfam=2.40.100.10; cleavage_site_network=SignalP-noTM; cog=COG0652; ko=KO:K01802; pfam=PF00160; superfamily=50891), with amino-acid sequence MIRIFALAAALLCVAPALAQAPAVPAALPAGLDKANAIVVDTTKGRIVFKLRNDLAPKHAERIKQLAREGYYNNVPFHRVMDGFMAQTGDGQNFNGTGGSKYPNLKAEFSPTPYKRGIVGMARAASEDSANSQFFIMLAENPGLNGKYTVVGEVVSGMDVVDKLKKAPPGSASGAVTDPDKMVKVQVASDIK
- a CDS encoding S-adenosylmethionine:tRNA ribosyltransferase-isomerase (product_source=KO:K07568; cath_funfam=3.40.1780.10; cog=COG0809; ko=KO:K07568; pfam=PF02547; superfamily=111337; tigrfam=TIGR00113), translating into MRTDLFDFELPAANIALRPASPRDSARMLVVQPGAALEDNVVADLPQWLRPGDQLVVNDTKVIAAQLTGRRIGRDVETKIEATLIKRLDGSRWQALVKPAKRLIPGDTVRFGSEGRVCLLGHLDAQVEHKGDAGEITLSFSFHGPALDQAIAELGAPPLPPYIASKRAPDERDAADYQTMFAIHDGAVAAPTAGLHFTPALEAALRERGVGLHRLTLHVGAGTFLPVKVDDTDEHKMHAEWGTISRETADALNAARASGGRIVAVGTTSLRLLESAASEDGLIHPFADDTAIFITPGYRFRAVDLLLTNFHLPRSTLFMLVSAFSGLDTMTKAYAHAIASGYRFYSYGDASLLFRDTSTS
- a CDS encoding hypothetical protein (product_source=Hypo-rule applied; transmembrane_helix_parts=Inside_1_4,TMhelix_5_27,Outside_28_85) translates to MIKALSAIAIAAFIAAALTVLPGFAPQVEASVPVALAKADRLDIRPVGRDCSQQAWPNFEASCLRNAVTKTVTIREARLVTAERR
- a CDS encoding peptidylprolyl isomerase (product_source=KO:K01802; cath_funfam=2.40.100.10; cog=COG0652; ko=KO:K01802; pfam=PF00160; superfamily=50891) — encoded protein: MADNENTLILETTQGPVTIEMRPDLAPGHVARIKELVREGFYDGIVFHRVIDGFMAQTGCPQGTGTGGSGKKLKAEFNNEPHVRGTLSMARAASPDSGDSQFFICFDDASFLNKQYTVWGKVTEGMENVDKIKRGEPVKDPDKIIKAHMAADAAA
- a CDS encoding queuine tRNA-ribosyltransferase (product_source=KO:K00773; cath_funfam=3.20.20.105; cog=COG0343; ko=KO:K00773; pfam=PF01702; superfamily=51713; tigrfam=TIGR00430) — its product is MTVANHFELLGTDGVARTGQLTTPHGVVRTPAFMPVGTLGAMKGLHWREVRDAGADIVLGNTYHLMLRPGAERIATLGGLQKFTTWNGPMLTDSGGFQVMSLAQLRKVTEKAVTFRSHIDGASFELSPERAIEIQRLLNSDIAMQLDECVRLPAERADIDRAMQLSLRWAERCKRAFETAPEGYMLFGIAQGGDVPELRRASAQGLVEIGFHGYAIGGLAVGEPQEVMLAMIEEVVPILPQDRPRYLMGVGTPEDMLEAVARGVDMFDCVMPTRNGRHGMAFTRYGQINMRNARHIDDPRPLDEESTWPAARDYSRAYLHHLVRSGETLGAMLLSEINIAYYQSLMQGIRAAIQGGTFQDFRERTRAGWAQGDIAPR
- a CDS encoding hypothetical protein (product_source=Hypo-rule applied; cleavage_site_network=SignalP-noTM); amino-acid sequence: MASRRVSFLVAASLMAFCFIQVDRAYAAGDTVSTLAEMFAKLKSCWRPPALPRGHPGMQITVLFSLKRNGEILGRPRITFETPEASEADSIAYRTAVMETLQHCTPMPFTGGLGDAIAGRPFTLRFDDRRNLPKPVEKRAWLTTKIL
- a CDS encoding hypothetical protein (product_source=Hypo-rule applied; cleavage_site_network=SignalP-noTM; transmembrane_helix_parts=Inside_1_6,TMhelix_7_26,Outside_27_111), with translation MTTSRRRLSALGVALVLAMAATGGFAESVPFNCVILPGETLASVMMTNSLSADASCIVTCKFSTTKYDNNPQITCAKPVPAGKEVEMCEIGSGSDKFVKTIGGGADCAKLP
- a CDS encoding pantetheine-phosphate adenylyltransferase (product_source=KO:K00954; cath_funfam=3.40.50.620; cog=COG0669; ko=KO:K00954; pfam=PF01467; superfamily=52374; tigrfam=TIGR01510), encoding MPRIALYPGSFDPVTNGHLDVVRQAVGLCDRLIVAIGVHPGKKPLFSTEERLEMVEKVFAPLASAAGCAFDCTTYDNLTVTAAQKAGATIMIRGLRDGTDLDYEMQISGMNETMAPDVQTVFLPASVNVRPITATLVRQIAAMGGDVSAFVPAAVAKSLKSKFAG
- a CDS encoding C4-type Zn-finger protein (product_source=COG1779; cath_funfam=2.20.25.10; cog=COG1779; smart=SM00355; superfamily=57802) translates to MSAIAAVRSTKVSRPSPRGSDLPTCPVCADSMIAAEASAFLTDDVVSYLWTCDTCGYGFVTRHSFPKIACA
- a CDS encoding uncharacterized protein (DUF4415 family) (product_source=COG3514; cog=COG3514; pfam=PF14384; superfamily=82607), with amino-acid sequence MAQPPRRPRTLQDARSEAEAAFKQTTTKVVEAPVNKPAVPGIRELVSLRIDQDVLEHFQEGGPGWQDRINDALRKAAGK